Part of the Terrisporobacter glycolicus ATCC 14880 = DSM 1288 genome is shown below.
AGTTTATAACGCATATAGTCATAGAATGAAAATAGAGGTGAATTAAATGAAAGAAAGTTATGATGATTTTTATGATTACTCAAGTGAGTCCATGATTTGTGCCAAGTGTAATATGTCCCTTGAAAGAGGCAAAGTAACTCTAGAATATTTAGGCAGTAGTTTTCCTGTTGAGCTACCCAAATGTCCTAAATGCAACAATGTATTTATAGACGAAAGTCTAGTATATTCAAAAATGTTAAGAGTTGAAAAGGCTTTAGAGGATAAATGATTAATAAAAGAGATATATTTAGCTTAGGTGGCTTAAATCTTGTCAATGAAATAATAGAAATATACAAGACAAATGATGACGTTAAAGTATTAGATGTAGGCTGTGGAAGCGGGTATTCGGTAAACTATTTATCTGAGAAGGGGTTTGATGCAACAGGCATTGACTTCTCTGAAGAAATGATTAATTTAGGTAAGGAAAGATATAAAGATATTAATATAAAAGTAATGGATGCAAACAATTTTGATTTTTCAGAAAATTATTTTGATTTAATCTTATTTGAATGTAGTTTATCAGTTATGAAAAATCCAGAACAAATATTACAAAGTTGTAAAAAGCTTTTGAAAAAAAGTGGAATAATTTTACTAAGTGATTTTTTCTTTAGACAAACAAATATATATGATGATACATATACTCTTAATTATTGGAATAAGTTATTTGCAGATTTAAATTTTCAAACTATCATATTCCAAGATAAATCTCAAGAATGGAAAAATTATCTGGGAATGGTACTTTGGGAATACGGAGAATTATCAGGATTACTTAGAGGGAATCAAAACAATAAGATAAATAATGACATATTTAAAAAAGAAACGGGATACTTTTTAGTAATACTTAAAAAAAGGGATTGATATTATGGATGAATTATATATGGAAATGCTGGAATTATCGTCTAAGGGATATTATTGTAGTCAGATACTAATGAAGATTATTTTAGATTTAGAAGGAAAAGAAAATCCTGATTTAATTAGAGCCATGGGAGGATTAATAGGAGGTTTAGGTTTTAATCAAAGAATATGTGGAGCCCTTACAGGAGGAGCATGCATCTTAGGATATTTTACTTCAAAGGGTGAAGATGAAGAAATAGAAGATAAAAATCTAAGCATTATGTCAAATGAATTAATAGAGTGGTTTGAAAATGAATGTAGTGATAATAAGGGAATAAACTGTGGGGAAATATTAGATGGAAATTTTGATAATAAATCAAAAATTTGTCCTAATTTAGTATTAAATACATTTGAAAAAGTAGTCGAGATACTTAATAAATATGGTTATGAGTTGTAATTAATAAAGGGAGAAGAGTTGATGAACATATATGAAGAAGGTTTAAGCATTTTAAGAGATAAGAAGAGTTTTGTTTTAGCTAGTATAGTAAGAAGCAATGGTTCCACACCTAGGTCAAAAGGAACTCAAATGATAATAAGAGAAGATGGTTCCATATTCTCCACAGTAGGAGGTGGTAAAATGGAAGCGTCTTGTATAGAAAAAGGTGTGAGGTCAATTAAAAATAAGGAAACGTTTATTTATGAGTTTAATTTAGATAATAAAGATGCTAATAAATCAGAAATGGTTTGTGGAGGAAATGGAGAAATTCTTATAAATTATATGGACTGTAACGACGATAATAATTTATTAATTATGGAAAAAGCAACTGAAGCTATAAAAAATCACAAAAAGGGATGGATAGTTACAGTTTTAAAAAAAGATAAAAAAGAAATGTTATTTGTTGATGATAAAAATAATCTTATTGGCCAATATTCAGGAAGTCAATTAATGAGAAATAAATTAGAAAATGGGATTGAAAGATTAAGTATTCACTCAGATGCTATTGATGATGAAATATTTATTGTACAAAAGGTTCATAATATGGGAAAAGCTTACATATTTGGAGCTGGCCATGTATCTAAAGAAACAGCAGCAATTTTAGATATAATAGAATTTGAAACTATAGTTTTAGATGATAGAAGTGAATTTGCAAATAAAGAAAGATTTCCAAACTCTGAAACTATTGTATTAGATAGTTTAGAAGAAATAGATGATTTAGGTATAGATGAAGATAGTTATATTTTAATAATTACACGAGGCCATTTATATGATTACAACGTGCTTAATTGGGCATTAAAAACAGATGCGTATTATATAGGAATGATAGGTAGTAAATCTAAGATTAATATGACTTATGAAAAACTTAAGAAAGATGGTTTTACAGAAGAAGATTTTAAAAGAGTTCATGCTCCAATAGGAATAAAGCTAGATGCAAAAACTCCAGGAGAAATAGCAGTAAGCATAGCAGGTGAGCTTATAAATGAAAGGGGAACAAAAGAAAGAAGATTGGAAAAATGAAGATAAGTGGGTTAATTGTTGCAGCAGGTTTATCTTCTAGAATGAAAGATTTTAAACCTTTAATGGAAATAGGAAAGAAACCACTTATTATAAACACAATTAATAGCTTAAAGCAGAGCGGTATAGAAGATATAAATATTGTTGTAGGTTATAGAAGAGAAGATATAGAAAATTGCATAAAAAATCAAAATGTAAATATAATTTACAACAATAAATATGAAAGTACTTTTATGTATGATTCATTTAAGCTTGGGTTAGATAAAGTAAAAAATAGTTGTGATGCAATTATATTTTTACCTGGAGATGTAGGTTTTGTATCTAAATATACAATAGATTTATTGATTCAAGAAATAAGTAAAAAACAAATTAAAATTGTTTATCCAATATATAAAAATACCATAGGGCACCCACCTATAATAAGTTCTGAATGTTTTGAATATTTATTAAACTATAATGGAAAAAATGGATTAAAAGGTGGATTGGACCATTTTGAAAGAGAATCTAAAGAAATAAATACTCCAGACAAATTTATCTTATGTGATATGGATTATAAAGAAGATTTTTATAAGGTGAAAAAGAATTTTGAAAATAGGCAATATTTATCTTATGAAGATTGTATTTATTTATTATCTTATTTTAATGTATCAAAATCTATAGTTAATCATGTCATAAAGGTAAAACAAATATGTGAAGATTTAAGTAATTCAATCAACAAGGATAAAGAAATTATTAATGTGAGTTTAATTAATGCAGCCTCTATCTTACATGATATAAAAAGAAGAGAAAAAAATCATGATGATGTAGGGGCTGATTTATTACATAGCTTAGGGTATGACAAAATTGCAAATATTGTAAGAAGTCATATGAAACTTAACGAAAAAATGGAATGTTTAGTAAATGAAAATACTATTTTATATTATGGTGATAAATTAGTAGTAGAAGATGAATTTTCAGATTTAGATAAAAGATTTAAAGAAAAATTCAATAAATATAAAAGAGATAAAGAAATTCAAGAAAATATAATGAGAAAATATGAAACGGCTCTTAAGATAAAATCCAACATTATTTCAATAATTGGTAAAAATGAGTATGAAAAATTGGAGAATAAGTGGAGGGGAGACAAGAATGGTTTATTTAAATAATGGTGCTACATCTTGGCCCAAACCCCAGTGTGTTTCCGAATATATTAAAAAAGCTTTAGATGAGTTACCATGTAACGCTCATAGAAGTGGATTTGATGAAAAAGAAAATTGTAATTGTAGGGAGCTATTATCAAGATTACTTCAACTGGACAACCCTAATAATATTGTCTACTGTAGTAATGCTACCGTTGGACTTAATTTAGCAATACAAGGATTTGGGTTTACTGAAGGAGATAAAGTTTTAACTACAGCGGCAGAGCATAATTCAGTACTAAGACCACTGTATTATCTTAAAAAG
Proteins encoded:
- a CDS encoding DVU_1557 family redox protein, whose product is MKESYDDFYDYSSESMICAKCNMSLERGKVTLEYLGSSFPVELPKCPKCNNVFIDESLVYSKMLRVEKALEDK
- the trsM gene encoding DVU_1556 family methyltransferase translates to MINKRDIFSLGGLNLVNEIIEIYKTNDDVKVLDVGCGSGYSVNYLSEKGFDATGIDFSEEMINLGKERYKDINIKVMDANNFDFSENYFDLILFECSLSVMKNPEQILQSCKKLLKKSGIILLSDFFFRQTNIYDDTYTLNYWNKLFADLNFQTIIFQDKSQEWKNYLGMVLWEYGELSGLLRGNQNNKINNDIFKKETGYFLVILKKRD
- a CDS encoding DVU_1555 family C-GCAxxG-C-C protein; the protein is MDELYMEMLELSSKGYYCSQILMKIILDLEGKENPDLIRAMGGLIGGLGFNQRICGALTGGACILGYFTSKGEDEEIEDKNLSIMSNELIEWFENECSDNKGINCGEILDGNFDNKSKICPNLVLNTFEKVVEILNKYGYEL
- a CDS encoding XdhC family aldehyde oxidoreductase maturation factor, translated to MNIYEEGLSILRDKKSFVLASIVRSNGSTPRSKGTQMIIREDGSIFSTVGGGKMEASCIEKGVRSIKNKETFIYEFNLDNKDANKSEMVCGGNGEILINYMDCNDDNNLLIMEKATEAIKNHKKGWIVTVLKKDKKEMLFVDDKNNLIGQYSGSQLMRNKLENGIERLSIHSDAIDDEIFIVQKVHNMGKAYIFGAGHVSKETAAILDIIEFETIVLDDRSEFANKERFPNSETIVLDSLEEIDDLGIDEDSYILIITRGHLYDYNVLNWALKTDAYYIGMIGSKSKINMTYEKLKKDGFTEEDFKRVHAPIGIKLDAKTPGEIAVSIAGELINERGTKERRLEK
- a CDS encoding DVU_1551 family NTP transferase, whose amino-acid sequence is MKISGLIVAAGLSSRMKDFKPLMEIGKKPLIINTINSLKQSGIEDINIVVGYRREDIENCIKNQNVNIIYNNKYESTFMYDSFKLGLDKVKNSCDAIIFLPGDVGFVSKYTIDLLIQEISKKQIKIVYPIYKNTIGHPPIISSECFEYLLNYNGKNGLKGGLDHFERESKEINTPDKFILCDMDYKEDFYKVKKNFENRQYLSYEDCIYLLSYFNVSKSIVNHVIKVKQICEDLSNSINKDKEIINVSLINAASILHDIKRREKNHDDVGADLLHSLGYDKIANIVRSHMKLNEKMECLVNENTILYYGDKLVVEDEFSDLDKRFKEKFNKYKRDKEIQENIMRKYETALKIKSNIISIIGKNEYEKLENKWRGDKNGLFK